From Sediminibacterium sp. TEGAF015, a single genomic window includes:
- the atpD gene encoding F0F1 ATP synthase subunit beta translates to MATTGKIKQIIGAVVDVHFQDDAGLPEIYNALEITKENGDKLVLEVQQHLGEDSVRTIAMDGTEGLVRGMAVVDTGKAIAMPVGEGINGRLFNVTGDAIDGLPQLDKSNGRPIHAKPPSFENLSTATEVLFTGIKVIDLIEPYAKGGKIGLFGGAGVGKTVLIQELINNIAKGHGGLSVFAGVGERTREGNDLLREMIEAGIMKYGDGFKHSMEEGGWDLSKVDLEGLKDSKATFVFGQMNEPPGARARVALSGLTIAEYFRDGDGTGKGKDILFFVDNIFRFTQAGSEVSALLGRMPSAVGYQPTLATEMGLMQERITSTKNGSITSVQAVYVPADDLTDPAPATTFAHLDATTVLSRKIADLGIYPAVDPLDSTSRILTPAIVGEAHYETANRVKLILQRYKELQDIIAILGMDELSEEDKMTVQRARKVQRFLSQPFHVAEQFTGLKGVFVSIDDTIKGFNAIMDGEVDEYPEAAFNLVGTLDDAIEKGKKMIEAAKG, encoded by the coding sequence ATGGCAACAACAGGGAAGATTAAACAAATTATCGGTGCGGTTGTAGACGTTCATTTTCAGGACGATGCAGGACTACCTGAAATCTATAACGCTTTAGAAATAACCAAGGAAAATGGCGATAAGCTAGTTCTTGAAGTTCAGCAACACCTTGGTGAAGACAGTGTACGTACCATCGCAATGGACGGTACAGAAGGTTTAGTAAGGGGCATGGCTGTAGTAGATACAGGTAAGGCCATTGCTATGCCAGTTGGAGAAGGCATTAACGGTCGTTTGTTTAATGTAACTGGAGATGCAATTGATGGTCTTCCTCAGTTAGATAAGAGTAATGGTCGTCCTATCCACGCTAAGCCACCAAGCTTCGAAAACCTAAGTACTGCAACAGAAGTGTTGTTTACTGGTATTAAAGTTATCGACTTGATTGAGCCTTATGCAAAAGGTGGTAAGATCGGTTTGTTCGGTGGTGCGGGTGTAGGTAAAACCGTATTGATTCAGGAATTGATTAACAATATCGCGAAAGGTCACGGTGGTCTTTCTGTATTCGCTGGTGTGGGTGAACGTACGCGTGAGGGTAACGACTTATTGCGTGAGATGATTGAAGCGGGTATCATGAAATACGGTGATGGCTTTAAGCATAGCATGGAAGAAGGTGGATGGGATCTTTCTAAGGTTGACTTAGAAGGTCTAAAAGATTCTAAAGCAACTTTCGTGTTTGGTCAGATGAACGAACCTCCAGGGGCTCGTGCTCGTGTGGCTTTAAGTGGATTGACTATTGCGGAATACTTCCGTGATGGTGATGGTACTGGAAAAGGTAAGGACATCTTGTTCTTCGTTGATAATATCTTCCGTTTTACTCAGGCAGGTTCTGAAGTATCTGCGTTGTTAGGTCGTATGCCTTCAGCGGTAGGTTACCAGCCAACCCTTGCAACTGAAATGGGATTGATGCAAGAGCGTATCACTTCTACCAAGAATGGTTCTATCACTTCTGTACAGGCCGTTTACGTACCTGCGGATGACTTGACTGACCCTGCTCCTGCAACTACTTTCGCTCACTTGGATGCGACTACTGTATTAAGCCGTAAGATTGCCGACTTAGGTATCTATCCTGCGGTGGATCCATTGGATTCTACTTCTCGTATCCTTACGCCTGCTATTGTGGGTGAAGCGCACTACGAAACAGCTAACCGTGTGAAGTTGATTTTGCAGCGTTACAAGGAACTACAAGATATCATTGCTATCCTTGGTATGGATGAATTGAGCGAAGAAGATAAAATGACCGTACAGCGTGCTCGTAAAGTACAGCGTTTCTTATCTCAGCCTTTCCACGTAGCTGAACAGTTCACTGGTTTGAAAGGGGTTTTCGTTAGCATTGATGATACCATCAAAGGTTTCAACGCCATCATGGACGGTGAAGTGGATGAGTATCCTGAAGCAGCCTTCAACTTAGTAGGTACTTTGGATGATGCTATTGAGAAGGGTAAGAAAATGATTGAAGCAGCAAAAGGATAA
- the atpC gene encoding ATP synthase F1 subunit epsilon yields MILEILTPEKKLYSGEVYGVQLPGISGLFEILDKHAPLVSALGKGNLKILKDKKEIEKYSIQSGFVEVLNNKVTVLVEGAVQL; encoded by the coding sequence ATGATTCTTGAAATTTTAACACCTGAAAAAAAATTATACAGTGGGGAAGTGTACGGTGTACAGTTGCCTGGTATAAGTGGTTTATTCGAAATCCTTGATAAGCACGCTCCGTTGGTGAGTGCCTTGGGTAAGGGTAACCTGAAAATTTTGAAGGATAAAAAAGAAATAGAGAAATATTCTATCCAGAGCGGTTTTGTAGAGGTTTTGAATAATAAGGTTACTGTGCTTGTGGAAGGTGCCGTTCAGCTCTAG
- a CDS encoding type II toxin-antitoxin system Phd/YefM family antitoxin, protein MKKYLDEVTNSSDTLIVSRTAEEEAVVILSLKEYNSLTETGHLLSTAANRNRLRESIDQIEKGQTRKFDL, encoded by the coding sequence ATGAAGAAGTATTTAGATGAAGTGACCAATTCATCGGACACTTTAATTGTGTCAAGAACAGCTGAAGAAGAGGCGGTTGTAATCCTCTCGCTAAAAGAATATAATTCTCTTACAGAAACAGGTCACTTATTGTCTACGGCTGCAAATAGAAACAGACTTCGTGAATCTATAGATCAAATAGAAAAAGGTCAAACAAGAAAATTTGATTTGTAG
- a CDS encoding Fic family protein — protein sequence MIEKAPNHIEDNDTIELMVSLNFEGLLKTFQDDYLYWDKIKYKSKPYDPEKVWKAVKLHRRLRSTSVSFGNYTFSFVVTDFMQRALHHFDLNIGGNLSSNIGIAETDKNKFIISSIMEEAISSSQMEGANTTRKKAKEMIQREQKPTNKSEQMILNNFITMKHIVQHKNQSVTSDRILALHQLMVKDTLEKKEEEGKFRNSNDVFVVDHSSSEVVHQPPSYEELELLMKDLCDFCNEESEYFIHPIIKGCIIHFMIGWIHPFVDGNGRTARALFYWYMLKQGYWLTEYLSISRIIKDTKAQYEKSFLYSEIDGNDLSYFITYHIKTLEKSFDALKVYINKKQKEVFQAAQFMSLPGVNERMAQIIKLIHDDPERILNIKEIESRFSISNFTARADLNSLVKFGFLEIIQVNKKKRNYIRAKNFESRIRKFTA from the coding sequence ATGATTGAGAAAGCGCCTAATCATATTGAAGATAATGATACCATCGAGTTAATGGTAAGTTTGAATTTTGAGGGTTTGTTGAAGACTTTTCAAGATGATTATCTGTATTGGGATAAGATAAAATATAAATCGAAACCATATGATCCTGAGAAAGTATGGAAAGCGGTTAAGTTGCACAGACGTTTAAGAAGTACAAGTGTTTCTTTTGGAAATTATACATTCAGTTTTGTTGTAACTGATTTTATGCAGCGTGCGTTGCATCATTTTGATTTGAATATCGGAGGCAATTTAAGTAGTAATATAGGGATTGCTGAAACGGATAAAAACAAGTTTATTATTAGTTCAATAATGGAAGAAGCTATTTCTAGCAGTCAAATGGAAGGTGCAAATACAACTAGAAAGAAAGCAAAAGAAATGATTCAGCGAGAACAAAAGCCTACGAATAAATCTGAACAAATGATTCTGAATAATTTTATTACGATGAAACATATTGTTCAGCATAAAAATCAATCAGTAACATCAGATAGGATACTTGCATTGCATCAATTAATGGTTAAAGACACACTAGAGAAAAAAGAGGAAGAGGGCAAGTTTAGAAATTCCAATGATGTATTTGTTGTAGATCACAGTTCAAGTGAAGTGGTTCATCAACCTCCATCTTATGAAGAGCTGGAACTATTGATGAAAGATCTATGTGATTTTTGTAATGAAGAATCAGAATATTTTATTCATCCAATTATCAAAGGGTGTATCATACATTTTATGATAGGATGGATTCATCCTTTCGTAGATGGTAACGGTAGAACTGCTCGTGCATTATTTTATTGGTATATGCTAAAGCAGGGATACTGGCTCACAGAGTACTTATCTATTTCTCGGATCATAAAGGATACAAAAGCACAATACGAGAAATCATTTTTATATTCAGAAATAGATGGTAATGATTTGAGTTATTTTATAACCTATCATATTAAAACGCTGGAAAAATCTTTTGATGCACTAAAAGTTTATATCAATAAAAAGCAAAAAGAAGTCTTTCAAGCAGCACAGTTTATGTCTTTGCCAGGTGTAAACGAAAGAATGGCTCAAATTATTAAATTAATTCATGATGATCCTGAACGAATATTAAACATTAAAGAAATAGAATCAAGATTCAGTATTTCTAATTTTACAGCCAGAGCTGATTTGAATAGCTTAGTTAAATTTGGTTTCTTGGAAATCATTCAGGTTAATAAGAAAAAAAGAAATTATATCCGTGCAAAAAATTTTGAAAGTAGAATAAGGAAATTTACAGCATAA
- a CDS encoding adenylate/guanylate cyclase domain-containing protein, whose protein sequence is MTIKRSLLVLLLLPFSIAYSQKDSHKIFTKEDTSRVNLLLSLSKSKFSEAPDSAIQIATQAKELAAAVNYREGLANALKNIGIGYYYQGKDVEALDYWKQSLEVFKSIKDEVGTSNILNNIGAIYFNQKDLTNALTYYLQSLQLAEKTKDKLRISSALNNIGGVYFEKPATHDKALTYFLKSLPISEELKDNESIGTTAANLGEIYYVRNQDSLALFYFNKAVKAFNDSENSPYAYNNLGKVYDRQRKFNLAIYYHRKALEIARKLNGTLDIVQSLMGLAKTNMSMKNWSAALVHLKEAEKIAFKHQYSGELKNVYESFASVYNQTSDYKNAYVYQYKYAAIKDTLYNIETDRKLGSLQFDFEIQKKQSEVDLLTKDNQLQEENIKRQKFAKNAFLIGLCLILIIAIITYRNYLRKVKTNKLLDKQKDEIEGLLLNILPAEVAKELQATGEAEPRHFNEVSVLFSDFKGFTAHAEKMSPQELVKELNNCFVAFDEIVGKYDLEKIKTIGDAYMCAGGIPVEKEGHVANIVKAGIEMQEWIQQNNEQRQKRGLPGWDLRIGIHVGPLVAGVVGKKKYAYDIWGSTVNIASRLESNGEPGRINISSAIYNQIKLDYSCTHRGKIYAKNVGDIDMYFID, encoded by the coding sequence ATGACAATAAAAAGGAGTTTACTGGTCCTATTATTATTACCTTTTTCCATTGCCTATTCACAAAAAGACAGTCATAAAATTTTTACAAAAGAAGACACGAGCAGGGTAAACCTGCTTTTGTCTTTGAGTAAAAGCAAGTTTAGCGAAGCGCCCGACTCTGCCATACAGATTGCCACGCAAGCCAAAGAATTAGCAGCAGCTGTTAATTATAGGGAAGGATTGGCCAATGCGTTAAAAAATATTGGCATTGGTTATTATTATCAGGGCAAAGACGTGGAAGCCTTAGATTACTGGAAGCAATCACTGGAAGTATTTAAATCAATCAAAGACGAAGTAGGCACATCCAATATTCTAAATAATATCGGTGCCATTTATTTTAATCAGAAAGATTTAACCAATGCACTTACCTACTATTTACAGTCTTTACAATTAGCAGAAAAGACAAAAGATAAACTCCGCATTTCATCGGCACTAAATAATATTGGGGGTGTTTATTTTGAAAAGCCAGCAACGCACGATAAAGCATTGACGTATTTTTTAAAATCGCTGCCGATTAGTGAAGAATTAAAAGACAATGAATCAATCGGAACCACGGCCGCCAATTTAGGAGAAATCTATTACGTAAGAAATCAGGATAGTCTGGCATTGTTTTATTTTAACAAAGCAGTAAAAGCATTCAATGATTCAGAGAATAGCCCTTATGCCTATAACAACTTAGGCAAAGTGTACGATCGGCAAAGAAAATTTAACCTAGCGATTTATTACCATCGAAAAGCATTAGAAATTGCCCGCAAACTGAATGGCACATTGGATATTGTGCAATCCTTAATGGGTTTGGCCAAAACCAATATGTCTATGAAGAATTGGTCGGCGGCATTGGTGCATTTAAAGGAAGCAGAAAAAATTGCTTTTAAACACCAGTATTCTGGAGAATTAAAAAATGTGTACGAGTCTTTTGCTAGCGTGTATAATCAAACCAGCGATTACAAGAATGCATATGTATATCAATACAAGTATGCAGCCATTAAAGATACGTTGTACAATATAGAAACAGACCGAAAATTAGGAAGCTTACAATTCGATTTTGAAATACAGAAAAAACAAAGTGAGGTAGATTTATTAACCAAGGACAATCAGTTACAAGAAGAAAATATAAAGCGACAAAAATTTGCCAAGAATGCATTTTTAATAGGACTCTGTTTAATCTTGATCATTGCTATCATTACTTATCGCAACTATTTAAGAAAAGTAAAGACCAACAAATTATTAGATAAACAAAAAGATGAAATTGAAGGATTGCTCTTGAATATTTTACCTGCAGAAGTAGCGAAAGAATTACAAGCCACTGGAGAAGCAGAGCCCAGACATTTTAATGAGGTAAGTGTTTTGTTCAGTGATTTCAAGGGTTTCACAGCACATGCCGAAAAAATGAGCCCACAGGAATTGGTGAAGGAACTAAACAATTGCTTTGTTGCATTTGATGAAATTGTAGGTAAGTACGATTTAGAAAAAATCAAAACCATTGGGGATGCCTATATGTGTGCGGGGGGTATTCCGGTAGAAAAAGAAGGACATGTAGCCAATATTGTAAAAGCCGGAATAGAAATGCAGGAATGGATACAACAGAATAATGAACAGCGACAAAAAAGAGGATTGCCCGGATGGGATTTACGAATCGGAATTCATGTAGGACCATTGGTAGCGGGCGTGGTAGGTAAAAAGAAATACGCTTATGATATATGGGGGAGCACCGTAAACATCGCCAGTAGATTAGAGAGCAACGGCGAACCAGGCAGAATCAATATTTCCTCGGCCATTTATAATCAAATTAAATTGGACTACTCCTGCACTCACCGAGGAAAAATTTACGCCAAAAATGTTGGGGATATAGACATGTATTTTATTGATTAA